One Acetomicrobium sp. S15 = DSM 107314 DNA segment encodes these proteins:
- a CDS encoding plasmid pRiA4b ORF-3 family protein: MKKKFAHVYQFKITLKGSKPPIWRRIQVPETYTFWDLHVAIQNAMGWGGGHLHAFEMRHPVTGERMTIKTIYEDDLFLRQEVISEHVQKIANWFSMENRVANYIYDFGDGWEHRIELEKILPRDENIEYPICIAGKRACPPEDCGGIWGYKEFLEAIRDPEHENHEELLEWVGGEFDPEAFDPKKVYFEDPDERRKYELDE, from the coding sequence ATGAAAAAGAAATTTGCTCATGTGTATCAATTCAAAATCACACTGAAGGGCAGTAAGCCGCCGATTTGGCGTCGGATACAAGTGCCTGAGACCTACACGTTTTGGGATTTACACGTAGCTATTCAGAATGCGATGGGTTGGGGAGGTGGCCATCTCCACGCCTTTGAGATGCGACATCCCGTTACTGGAGAAAGGATGACCATAAAAACGATATACGAGGACGATCTGTTTCTCAGGCAAGAGGTTATCTCGGAGCACGTACAGAAGATTGCAAATTGGTTTTCTATGGAAAACAGAGTGGCGAATTATATCTACGACTTTGGAGACGGCTGGGAACACAGGATAGAATTGGAAAAGATACTCCCTCGAGACGAAAACATCGAATACCCGATATGCATCGCCGGAAAAAGGGCGTGTCCACCCGAAGATTGTGGTGGCATCTGGGGATACAAAGAATTTCTGGAGGCCATAAGAGACCCCGAACATGAAAATCACGAAGAACTACTGGAATGGGTCGGCGGAGAGTTTGATCCGGAAGCTTTTGACCCTAAGAAAGTCTATTTTGAGGATCCCGATGAGCGCCGAAAATATGAACTTGACGAATAG